A stretch of Spirochaetaceae bacterium DNA encodes these proteins:
- a CDS encoding DUF4340 domain-containing protein has translation MKNKKKLILPLVLAVLLIIYGLTTLATRQVVTDDEAVTTTPSVTNVHSAPGLTAFTINRGDTSFRFAHDESGWRLAGEPLPINPFVLSQMAFTASNVMAAQIIEAAEALPLSIYGLDTPIFIEVEAEQNFTLAIGAPTPSGLAYYVMVSGSNNVYVVNNFYLDQFFGSLESFLEVRLQPLDFTQLNRIEIENRFGRIVLALNPRTDDRLWTSWLMTEPYVNAMIDSFNTEQAFLQYWLQRFTFMRQNMRVRPNMAEFGLANPQGRITFSTHNGESISLALGDVAQTDVAYWVRANDEDIIFTLDSETVEAALNLRPFDVISRFVALYNIDLIESIEFTYQNSHFRGVINGVLYEAGTTF, from the coding sequence ATGAAAAACAAAAAAAAATTAATCCTTCCCCTCGTTTTAGCTGTCTTATTAATTATCTACGGTTTAACCACTCTAGCTACAAGGCAAGTGGTAACTGATGACGAAGCAGTAACCACTACCCCTAGCGTAACCAACGTACACTCAGCGCCGGGTTTAACGGCTTTTACCATTAACAGAGGTGATACAAGCTTTCGGTTTGCTCACGATGAAAGCGGCTGGCGTTTAGCCGGCGAACCGCTGCCTATCAACCCCTTTGTGCTTAGTCAAATGGCCTTTACCGCCAGTAATGTGATGGCTGCTCAAATTATCGAGGCCGCCGAAGCTTTGCCGTTAAGTATTTATGGATTGGATACCCCTATCTTCATCGAGGTAGAAGCCGAGCAAAACTTTACCCTTGCCATCGGCGCACCCACGCCATCGGGTCTTGCTTATTATGTGATGGTGAGCGGAAGTAATAATGTTTACGTGGTAAATAATTTTTACCTTGACCAATTTTTTGGTAGCCTCGAAAGTTTTTTAGAAGTACGCCTGCAGCCGCTCGATTTTACCCAGCTTAACCGCATTGAGATAGAAAACCGGTTTGGCCGTATTGTGCTGGCCCTTAATCCGCGCACCGATGACAGGCTGTGGACCAGCTGGCTTATGACCGAGCCCTATGTTAATGCTATGATAGATAGCTTTAACACCGAGCAAGCCTTTTTGCAGTACTGGCTGCAACGCTTTACCTTTATGCGCCAAAATATGCGGGTGCGCCCTAATATGGCTGAGTTTGGACTGGCTAACCCGCAGGGGCGTATCACTTTTAGTACTCATAATGGCGAAAGTATTAGCCTAGCTTTAGGTGATGTAGCCCAAACTGATGTGGCCTATTGGGTGCGCGCTAACGATGAAGATATTATTTTTACCCTAGATAGTGAAACCGTTGAGGCCGCTTTAAACTTACGGCCCTTTGATGTGATTAGCCGCTTTGTGGCTTTGTATAATATCGATTTAATAGAAAGTATCGAGTTTACCTACCAAAATAGCCATTTCCGCGGGGTTATTAATGGGGTGCTTTACGAGGCCGGTACCACTTTTAG
- a CDS encoding Gldg family protein, with protein sequence MPNFFNLFKSIFNLRSRRAVSGVVTLVVFTAILLVVNLLASNLNLQIDSTRVGLYTLEPETAAILNNLDVDVNIYFLMDERIVTSNVEVAQINEVLALYANASNRVSYRMINAERNPALVAPFVRDGETIHNGSIIVAGPLFHRIIDPREFFGISMRGDEQVISSINVESLVTNALQFAMNGREGIIYLLMGHSGLGLHELALSDGRSLLAALENLNYTVRPLSLLTDGEVPADASMLMLFDPRRDISEQEEAVLSAYLAGGGRLYVQLNPPAFVSSGGFERLTRLVEEYGLALTANLISETDSTRLLPQFTGNPHIFIVGLENHIITQSISRRPGALVIAAWPLAIEEAPLRRRNVMLAPILTTSNNGLTLQLDNGNPLPLSTGRHSFAMASYEQNMTTGRAEGARLFVLAQEAGFTELADNGNLILNAVAWLDDNEVVRIDTKSLLELPLQLNHITALLLAALIVLVLPALVFVVGFVVSYKRKHL encoded by the coding sequence ATGCCTAATTTTTTTAACTTATTTAAATCAATCTTTAATCTGCGCAGCAGGCGCGCTGTAAGCGGGGTGGTTACCTTAGTTGTTTTTACGGCTATCTTGCTGGTTGTTAATTTACTGGCCTCTAACCTTAACTTGCAAATTGATAGTACACGTGTGGGTTTATACACCTTAGAGCCCGAAACTGCGGCCATTTTAAACAATCTTGATGTAGATGTTAATATTTATTTTTTAATGGACGAACGGATTGTTACTAGTAATGTGGAGGTGGCTCAAATTAACGAGGTATTGGCTTTGTATGCTAATGCCAGTAATCGGGTTAGTTACCGTATGATTAATGCCGAGCGTAACCCGGCCCTCGTGGCCCCCTTTGTGCGTGATGGGGAGACAATACATAACGGCAGTATTATTGTGGCGGGGCCGCTTTTTCATCGTATCATCGACCCGCGTGAGTTTTTTGGTATTTCTATGCGCGGTGATGAGCAAGTAATTAGCTCTATTAATGTGGAAAGTTTAGTAACCAATGCCCTGCAATTTGCTATGAACGGCCGTGAGGGGATTATTTATTTACTGATGGGGCATAGCGGGTTGGGCTTGCACGAGTTGGCCCTTAGTGATGGCCGTTCGTTACTTGCGGCTTTAGAGAATTTAAATTACACGGTGCGGCCTTTATCGTTATTAACAGATGGTGAGGTGCCGGCCGATGCCAGTATGCTTATGCTTTTTGACCCGCGCCGCGATATTAGTGAGCAAGAGGAAGCGGTTTTAAGCGCTTACTTAGCGGGCGGCGGCAGGTTGTATGTGCAATTAAATCCGCCGGCTTTTGTGAGCAGCGGCGGCTTTGAACGGTTGACGCGTTTAGTAGAAGAATATGGTTTGGCGCTTACCGCCAATTTAATTTCGGAGACCGATAGCACGCGGCTGCTGCCGCAGTTTACCGGCAATCCGCACATCTTTATTGTCGGGTTAGAGAATCATATTATTACCCAAAGCATTAGCCGCCGGCCCGGCGCTTTAGTAATAGCCGCTTGGCCGCTAGCTATTGAGGAAGCTCCATTGCGCAGGCGTAACGTTATGCTTGCCCCCATTTTAACCACCAGTAATAACGGCCTTACTTTGCAGTTAGATAATGGTAACCCGCTGCCGCTGAGTACAGGCCGGCACAGTTTTGCAATGGCCAGTTACGAGCAAAATATGACCACTGGCCGGGCTGAGGGAGCGCGCCTTTTTGTGTTGGCGCAAGAAGCCGGCTTTACCGAGCTGGCCGATAATGGCAATTTAATCCTTAACGCCGTAGCTTGGCTTGATGATAACGAAGTGGTGCGTATAGATACTAAATCTTTGCTGGAGCTGCCGTTGCAATTAAACCATATAACGGCTTTACTTTTGGCGGCACTTATTGTGCTGGTGCTGCCGGCGTTGGTTTTTGTGGTTGGTTTTGTGGTGAGTTATAAAAGGAAGCATTTATAG